Part of the Halopenitus persicus genome is shown below.
GACATCGAGTCCGCCGAGATTGTCGAGGAAGCCCCCGAGGAACTCGCCGAGGACGTGGAGGTGAACGAACTTGATGACCCCGACGAGGCACTCGTCCGTGAAGTCGGTGACAGTCGCCCGGTCGTGGACTTCGACTACGGCGAACACGACATCGACTACTCCGAACTCAAGACGCCGGTCTCGCTGGACTTGGAGCAGACGCTGGACGAGTTGGACGTTGAGACGGACGTGATCAGCGAGGAAGAGTGGGGCAAGTACCTCGCGGAGATGCTTCAGACCGTCCGGCAGATGCCGGACACGCGCCCGGACGGCACGCCGGACACGCTCCGCTACTTCCTCGGCCACCATCTGAAGAAGGCGCAGGTTGCGGACGAGCGGTTCGACATCCCGGTCTCGACGTATGCTGTCGAGGCGCTGGACGCGGCAATCGACAACCACGATCCCGTCGAGGAGGCGCGGGAGCAGATCGACAGTCTCCGCAGTGGTGGTCAGAATGATTGACGCGCTCGCCCAGATCAACGCGACGGAGGTTCAGACCGTCCACCGCGTCATCGCGGCGTTCGTCGTCGCGCTGGCCGTCGCCGCGCTCGCCATCATCCGGTGGCGCATCGCGTACCGCGGCCTCGACGAGCGGCAGGCACGGGTCAAGAAGCACGTCCTCCGCTCGAAGTACCGGCAGACGCCCGAGACCGTCACGCTCCGTGAGCCCGACGAGGACGCCATCTGTGCCCTGTGGGAGGACGACGCCGGCACGCCCGCCGATGGGGAGCACGGGGCGATCGCCGAGACCATCGGCGCCGTTCAGGACGGGATCTCCCGCCTGCTCGCGCCGCTCCCCACGTTCGGCGTCCGTCTCGTCGAACTGGCCGTCCTCGTCGCCGTCGGCGGCGCGGTGGCGGTCAGCACGGAGTCCGTCGTCCAGCACATCACGAAGAGCCCGTCCTACCCCGGAGGTAGTGGCGTGCTTGAGTCGCTTACCGCGGCGACGTCGACGGTCGTGGACGCGGGCGCTACCGCGCTCACCGCCTTCCCGCACGGCGAGCTGGTGGCCAACCTCGTGTTCGCGTACGGCACGCTGGTGATGACGACGATCTACCAGCACTGGTACGTGACCGCGGGGCTCCTACTCGTCGGCGCGGCCATCGTGTCCGTCCTTGACCGCCGCATCGAGGCCGTGGACACGTCGATGATCCGTCGCAAGTCCCGCGTCGCGCTCCGATTCTGTCTCGGACTCGGCGTCGTCTGGCTGGCCGGCGTTCTTCCGCACGTTGCGCTGGCTCCGGTCGTCGGCGAGTTCGCGGGAGTCGTCGGATTCGTCTCCGCCGCTCTGGTTGGACTCGTCCTCGGCGTCCGTGCGGGCGCGAAGTGGGTGCGCGAGCTGGCTCGGACGGCGACTGACCCGGAGACGCTCGCCCTCGAGCCGTCGACGCTGGTGTATCTCGTCGCGAGGAAGGCGTGGGGCGTGCTTGCCGTGCTTGTCGCGCCGCTCGTCCCGGTCTACTTCCTCGTCGCGATCGTCGACGGTTCGATGTGGACGGTCGCGACCGCGATCGGCGACGTCAGTGTCGAGGTGCAGGTCTTGCTGGCCGCCGTGGCCGCCGTGATCGTCCTCGGCGTCGTGCATCAGGCGCGCGAGGCGTGGGGCGACATCCGTTCCGCCGCCGAGGCGACGGTGAGCAACGCCGTCGTCCGCGCGTTCGTCCTCAAGTCCGTGCTGACGGTCTTTGCCGCCGTAGTCGCCGGGATGACGGCCTACGGAGTGACCGAATCGCTCCCGATGACGTTCGCGACTGGCGCGGGCGCGGGGATCCTTGCCCGCGTCGTCCACCTGCTCGGCCGGCGCGCGCTGTTCCACGGTTCCATCCTCTTCGAGGGCGGCGAGTCGGACGGAAAGCGCGCCGTCTCCGTCCACGGCTACCGCGTCGAGACCGGCGAGGGCGGTGAAGAGAAGCCGTACGCCGTCATCGGAGGCCGCGTGGAGGTGATGCGCGACGACGTGGGCGCGGCCGTCGCCGACGTGGAGGCGGTCGTGGACGACATGCTGTCGGCTGGCGAGGTTGACGCGAACGTGGGTGTGAAGCACGCCGAATATGCAACCGAATTCGGCGTAAGCGGGGACGAGACGGCGAAGAAGAAAACCAGAGAGAAGATCAGGAAGCAGGTCTGGCACGAGCTTCGACGTTCGGACGGCCCCGTGCCGCGCGAGCGCGTCGAGGAGCGGTGCGATGACCTGCCGCCAGAGATGGTTGAAGAGTGCCTGCGAGTGTGGCGTCAGAAGGGGTATATCCGCGAGAAGCGCGGGTACCTCCGCGTGAAGCGAGACCCATGGAGCCGCGATGAGACCCCGGTGGCCACCCGGCTATAGACCGTCGCAACCCCCATCGCAACCTTCATCGCAACTATAATCGAGGGACGGCCCCCGATTGTCGCAACCATCGCAACCACTGGAGAAGGTGCTACTTTGTAGCCTCTATGAACACGCGCGCTACCACGTACCCGCGATCAATTCCTATCGCGTGAAATTCTTTGAGCGCACACCCCCTCCTGCCCTGCTCCGAGCGGGTCGGAATCCGTCCGCAACCCCGAAATCACCGATAAGGTCTGCTACCGATCCGTGTCGATTGGTTCCGACGCGTCCTCTACTTCTGGCTCACGCGCCGTGTCGAGGTACTCCTTGCCCGCCGCGGTCAGCTGGATGCCCTCGTAGACGTATCCCTCCGACAACTCTCGCTTCTCGGGCTCGAAGCCGAGTACCTCGGCACAGGCGTCGGTGAAGTCGTTAGCGAACGTGACCTGTCCGCTCCGTGTGCCGAGTTCGAGTTTCTCGCGCCCAACTGCCTCGCGGTACTCGTTGTGGCTGGTCTTCACGTCGTCGACGGCGGTGTTGCCGCTGGCCTGCTCGACGCACTCCTCGACGTAGGCGAGCATGGGGTGCATCTTGGGATCGTACTCGCTGTCCTCGTCGGCGAGTTCGGCGGTCGGCGTCTCGGGCTCCTCGAGGCTCCAGTCCGCGTGTTCGACGTCCGCCGGGCTTCGGAGCTTCTCGTTCTGCACGTACTTTACGCGCGCCGCCGGGCCGCCCTGATCCTTCTTCTCGTCCCAGTGGTGGAACGGGGCCGGGGCGTAGTGGATCGGCGAGAGGAACTCGATGCGGTCGCGCTCCACCGACTCTTCAACTTGACCGACGACACCCGCCTGCCCGGCCTTCTGATTGAGGGTCTCGTAGAACCGCTTCCACTTGTCGGCGGCGACGTAGCTGAAGGCGTTCTTCACGGAGTCCTTCTTCTCGTTGAAGATGACGTACCGGTTGAACATCTCGCGGACGCTGATGTGGATGTCGCCGATTTTCTGCGTGTCCGCCAGCACGTGGATGGACTGGTGCCGGTTCCGTCGGAACGTCTTGCCGAGGTTCGTACCGATCTCCTTCTGCAGGGCCTCGGCGTGATCGTCGCTGCTCGTACGTCGGGAGTGGGGAACAACCTCCCAAAGTTCCCGCATCACGAGGACGCACTCGTTCCCATAGTCCGTGTTCTTCCGAATCGAGGGGATGACGTTGACGAGGTGGCCGAACGCCATCAGCTTCGACGCCAAGTCGTCCATGTACGCCTGCGAGAACACGGTGATGGTCTCCTCGTCGTTCATCACCTCGTCGAAGTCGATGTTGTACTCGCACTCGCTGGTACGGATCCATCCCTGTCGCTGGAGGCGTTCGACGGCGTGGATAGCGCGCGCCTTCACGCCCGCGTCCGTGTCCTCCAGCGACTTGATCTGCTCAATCAAGTCGGCGAGACTCCAGTCGTCCTGCTCCTCGTCGATCTTGTCGTACGCGGTCTCAATCTCCGCCGCCTGCTGCTCGGTCAGCCGGCCGCCCATCAGCGAGATGAACAGGTCACTCGGGATGTCGGCTGCCGCCACCGTGTACGGCTTGACGAGGAACTCCTCGCTGTTCGTGTCGTACGGAATCTGTGCGTCCGGGAGGTCAGGCGTGTACGGGTGATACACCTCGAGTTCCGGTCGCGGGAGTTCAGGGTGCGTGACGTCCTCGGCGAGTCCGAACTCGTCGCGGATGCGCTTGAGCGACGCCTGCTGCTGAGGAATGTCCTTGAACCAGTTCTCGAAGGAGAACCCCATCACGTCGATGATCTTCGTGTTGGGCTCTCCGGGCTCGAAGTTGCGGCAGTAGAACGCGTACTCCTCGCTCTCCTCGGATGCCGACTTCCCCTGTCCCGTCCCACCGCTGTACAGCACCTTCACGGGGCCGGACTGATCCGTGATAATCCCGACTTCCTCGCCGAGATCCATCTCACGACTCTGGATGTGTTCACCCACCTTCGTCCCGAAGGCGAGGGCGTCCGCCCGGTCGCGCATCTCCTCGGGGATCAGCCCCTCGTACTCGGCGATGCAGACGTAGCTCTTGAACGCCTTCTCGACGGTATTCTTTGCCCGCGTGTGGCCGTCAACCAGTCCCTTCGCCCGGAGCTGTACCTCCTCGGTCGAACTCGGCGGTTTCTTGCCGAGTTGAGCGATGTACTTCTTGGGTTCGTCGTGGAACTGCTTGATCGCCAGCCAGTGCCAGCCGTCCCAGTCCGCCAGCTGTTCACCGTACTGGTACACCTCACCGACGGCGTCGTCGATCAGGAACTCGTCCAACTCGGTCATCCGCACAGCGACGTACTGGTAGTGCTTGCGGTCATCGCGGGCGAGCGCCCGGGAACACCGCTTGATGAGTTCCCGCACAAGCCGCTGTCGAGACCACTCGTCCTCCTTGATCTGCTTGTCTTGGAAGTGTTCGTCAAAGGATTTCGTCATAGTATGTCGAAAATAGGGTCAGTAGAACGCGGCTGGTTCGGGAGCCGCTCCCTCGCGCTCGATGCGCTCGTGACTGGACAGGGCCGTGATGACGCGGCGGAGCGTGGTGACCACTTCGCGCATCATCTCCCGGAACGACGACTCCGCCTCGCGGAGGACGACAGGTTCGCCACCGTGCCCGCGTCGGTGCGCAGCGATTCCCTTGCGGGCGTCGTCGTGCATCCGGATCACGGGCGGGATGTTGCCCCGCAGGAGCGAGCAGGACGAGTTCCGGCACTTGCACGCCGGTTCGTCCCGGTCGTCGCTTTCGGATTGTCTGCGGACGTACTCGACGAGGTACTGCTCGAAGGCGTCTGGGCGAAGAATCCTGTCCATCAGCGGCTGTACCTCGTCAAGCTCGTCGTTCGCCCACGTCTTGACATCGCGTGGGATGTCGGGGCGGGCGAGCAACTCCGTCACCTGATCGTTGAGGTTGAGAATCTGTTGGCGGCTCATAGTGGTTAGAAGGGGAGACGGTCGCGGATGTCTGCATCAAGCAACTGCACGAAGCCGATGACGGCCAGTGCGAAGCCCAAGGCGATGAAGAACGGACTTCCAGTGCTGAGGAACAGGATGACGAACGACACCGCCACGAGCGTCAGGATGGCTCGCTGGCCGCGACGAATCGTCGACACCGCCGTCCGCGTCGCCTCCGGCCAGAGTCGCATCAGACCAGCGGCGACGACGCCGGCCACCGCCAGCAGGACGAGGACGGTCGGCGTCATCGGTTACCACCTCGGCCGTTGCCGAGGACGGGTTTGTCTTTGCTAACTTTCACGAACCTGTACAGGAGGACGTAGAGGGCGTACGCGATGGCGGCGATGATGACCGAACCAATCAACCACGCAAGCAGCGTCGTCGTCTGCAGAAACAGCCAACCGATCACGACAAGCGCGGCGACGGTAAGCCATCCCGAAAGCCCTCGGGGGAGTTTGACTTCTACCATTGTTCTTTGAGTGTTGAAAGGCTACTCGAAGAGCGATCCAAACTGGTTGAGCGTGTCGTCGACGATGCTCTGCAACTCGTTCAACGCGCCACCGACGTGGCCACCCGGCGACACACCATCGGTGTAACGAACCTGCGGCGGCTCCTCCTGCGTCGACATCACGTACACGCCGGACTCGCCATCGGCCTCGTACGAGCAGACGGGCTGTTCCGACGGGTTCTCGCAGTCAGGTACCGCCAACCACGTCGAGTCCTCAGTCGTGTTCTCGATGTCACCACGGTCGTACTGCACCGTCGCCCCATCGGGCACGTCAAGGTGCTTCGTCGTGTCCTCGCCCGCGAGCGCGGACGGATCGACGTACTGCCACTCCCCGCTACTCAGCGGGTTGTCGGGTGCGCTGATACCCGTGACGTCCTCCACCGCACCCGACGCGCTGTGGCGGACGTCCCACAACATCCCCTCGGCAGCGTTGAACTCGAACACGGCGTCGCTCTTGCCGTCCAACTCGAGGGTGATGACGGTGTACTCGCCGTTCTCCCCCGGCTCCACGTTGGCGACGACGGCGTCGGAGTTCTCCGCCTGAAGGCCCTGCTTGACGCGGGGTTCGACGAGTTCCGCGTCCACCTTGACGCGCACCGTGCGCTCGATGCCCTCGTCGTACTGGACGCGGAGGTAGGTGTTCTGAGTCGAGCAGACAATCGGATCTAGCCCGGCCTCGCACGGATCATCGTGTACCGAGAGGGTCATCTGCACGCGGTCGATCTCCGCCGTGGTCTTGCCGTCCGACTGGAACTCCTCGACGGCCGCGTCGGTGGCGAGATGGTTGTCCTCGTCGATGGCGATCACGTCGCCCTGCGCGGCGGCGAGCGGCGCGAAGCCGCTGCTAACGACGAGGGCGAGCAGGGCGACGACGATTGCTTTGCGGATCATGGTTGGTTAGTCGCGGATGATTTCGATGGCGAGGCGGGTGGCGCCGACGATGGCGAGGATGCCGGTGATGAACGCGATCACCAGCGTCGCGCCAAGCGTCACGCTCGAACTGACGAGAGCGACGAGGAACACGACGAGGTTCGCCGCGAGCTGATCGCGCGGTTCGTCCGCCCACACCATTAGGCGGGTCTTGTCTTCGAGCCATTCGAGGAGGTCAGATGGGTCTGTGTCGATCATACCAGATCACCCTCGGTGTGACCGAGGTAGTCCGTGGCGAGGTCTCGGAGGTAGCTGTCGTCCGCCGTCACGTCCTCGCCGGTCGTGACGTAGCCGTCGTACACCTCGGAGACCAGTTCGTGCGCCTCCGCGGTGTCGTCGTAGCTGTGGACGAACGGGCCGCTCACACTCTGCTCAAGATCGGTCTCTCCGTCGTACTCGTCCACGATCTCGGCGGAGGTGTACTCGTCAGCCGAGGAGTCGTAGTTGAGGACAAGGTAGTCCGTCTCGCTGGAGTCCTCGCCCTCGTACGTGAGCGCGATCACCTGCCAGTCAGCGTCGGCGGGGTAGTCCTGCTGGTTGTACCACGACACCCACTCGCTGGAGTTGGCGTTGAACTCGTCGCGGACGAGTTGCGCCTGATCGCCGGCGGGAGTCGCTTCCTCACCGGCCAGCATACTGTCGACGTCGTACTTGATTGCCTGTGCGTGGCTCACTACCGCCGTACCGAGTGCCTTCGCCCGGTCAGAGACGGACTCGATAGTGGAGGTGTCCTCGTCGTCTTCAAGCATCGCGTCCACGGGACTCTGACCGTCGGCGACGGCGAGTCCGGGAACGCCCACGAGGGCGACAAGGAGGGCGGCAAGAGCCGTGATTGCGGGGATTCTCTTCCGATTCATAGTTCGCTGTAGGGATCCATCCAGAGCACACGTCCGCACTCCGCGCAGACGATCTCGCGGGCCTCGTCGGCCCACTCGCCCCAGTCACCGAGGCAGTCTGGCGCCGAGCAACGGATGTCCTCCGGGGAGGGACACGGTGTGATTGGCACCGTTGAGGCCCGCTCCCGGGTATGACCCCGAGTGGAACGTCAGCGGGCAAGGGTTGGTTGAAGGTGCGTTACCCTGTCGTCAGTACGGCGCCCACGGGAAGTCGCGGTCGCCGAACAGCGTCCACGCCATCATGTCGATGGGCCACATCCACCACGACATCGCGCCGTCCTCGCTCAGCGGCACGTCACCGTCGAGGACGAGACCGTACAGGACGTCGAGGAGCATGTAGACCAGACCGAGCACGCCGCCGATGAAGCCGACGAGCGCGATGATGAGGCCGCCGGTCACGAGGTTGGCGAGGAAAAACACGAGCCGGTAGATGGCTCGCGCCCGCGTGTCGCCGAGAGTGTCTCCTAGCATAGTTGGAAGTATGATGGAGGGAGGGCCGCGCTATCTACAGTCCGGGGACGCCTCCGGGGACGAAGTCATCGAGCCCGAACACGTCGAACTGCTCGTCGAAGCCAAGCTCGTTGCTGGAGACGCCGACGTCAACCTCCTCGGAGCCGTTGTAGTCGTCGCCGAGGTGGACGGTGACGCTCTGCGCGTCACTGTCGTAGACACCGTACGTGGCGCCGTCCTCGGCGTTGTCGCCGTTAGCGGAGTAGACGGGAACCTTCTCGCCGTCAACCTCCACCGTGAACTCGTCGACGGGCTCGCCATCGCTGGCCTCCGTCGAGAAGTCGTCGGTGAGGTCACTGCCCTGCATGTCGACGACGAGGGTGCCGTCAGTCGCCTGCTCCGAGACCTCGAGGCTGGTGACCTCCTCGGTCAGGAAGCCGAGGTCAAAGGAGCCGATGTTGGTGGGCGCGAAGCCGAAGCGGGGCTGCTCGGCGGCGAGCTGGACGCCCTCAACCTGCGGCGAGGCAACCTCCGCGCCGCGCTCGTCGATGGTGATCTCCGCGCTGTCACCGCCTTCAGCGACGGTGATCTCGCGGGAGTCGTCATCGTACCCGTCAGCGGAGACGACGACGGTGTGCTCCCACGCGGTCAGGTCAGCGGAGACCGTGCCGTTGGCGTCGGTCGTGTAGGTGCTGCCCTCGACGGCGATGGTGGCCGACTCGACGGCGTTGCCGTCGCGGTCAACGACGGTGAACGTCGTGCTGGAGAGCGGCGGGGTGATGTCGAGCGTGTGGCTGCCAGCCTCGTAGCCGTTGACCTGCGTGCTGACGCTGTAGTCGCCCTCGTCAGCGGGGTTGCTGGCGTTGGCGACGTCGATGATCAGGTCATCCGAGTCGGCGAGCGTCGCGATCGACGTGGAGCCCGTGTTCATCGAGACAGTCAGCGTGGTGCCGCTGTCCGAGGTGGACACCGAAGACACGTCACTGGACTGCGTGGTGTCCACCGCGCCGTCACCGTTGGTGTCGATACCGACGGTGACGTCGGAGGCGGCGACGTTGCTGAAGTCAGTGCTGTCCGCGTTGATCTTGAACGATGCAAAGGTCTCGGAGTCCGCGTTGGACGGGACGTCCTCGGTCAGACTGACCGTGGAGGTCTCGCCCGCGTTATCGGGGGACGCCGAGATGCCGGTGTGATCGCTGGCGTTGGCGAATCCGGCGAAGACGCCGGGGGCGGCGAAGGCCGACAGAACCAGCGCAAGCGCCGCGATCACTGCTGTGAATCGCTTTCCGTTCATGGAGGGAACGCTGCGTGCGTTAGTACGTCCTGTAGACTTTTATACATATCACGCGAACTACAGGAGAATCCGCGCGCGGCCCGCGAAGGGCCGTGACGCCCGCCGGCGGAATCGAACCGCCGCGAAACGCCAGTGCGGGTCAAATGTCCGCCTCGTCCGCGCCTGCGAGGCCGGCGAGCCGGTACGCGTCGTAGATGGTCAGCGCGATCTTGTCCTCCCAGTCCTTCTCACGCCACCACGACTCGCGCGAGCGCATCACCCACGGGTTCGTCGCCGCGCCGGGGTGCAGGCTCTCGCCCCATCCGTTCGACAACCAAATGTCGAACTCGTCGACGAGGGACTCCACCGGCACGTCCTCGCGGATCGCCGACTCCGAGCTGAGCACGAAATGGTGGTGGGGGTTGACGACGCGCGCGGTCACGTGCGTGTCCCCGTCCACGGGCGGGCTCGCATTGCTCGCTCTGAACCAGTGATAGCCCGAATATGCGACTTCCTGAACGCTTCCGTCGGATGGGTCAACGAACACGTAGAACGGCTCTCTATCGTGCATATGCGAGTCGAGGAGCGAAATACCGCGCTGAGTGGCGTACTTGGCGAAATACACGTACACGTCCGTCTCGTGCTCGGGTGAGGACGCGATCCACCCGTACAGCGCAGACGGCTCAACGTCGAGATGGTGAATCTCCAACCGGGGGCGGTACTCCTCCATCG
Proteins encoded:
- a CDS encoding carboxypeptidase regulatory-like domain-containing protein, whose protein sequence is MNGKRFTAVIAALALVLSAFAAPGVFAGFANASDHTGISASPDNAGETSTVSLTEDVPSNADSETFASFKINADSTDFSNVAASDVTVGIDTNGDGAVDTTQSSDVSSVSTSDSGTTLTVSMNTGSTSIATLADSDDLIIDVANASNPADEGDYSVSTQVNGYEAGSHTLDITPPLSSTTFTVVDRDGNAVESATIAVEGSTYTTDANGTVSADLTAWEHTVVVSADGYDDDSREITVAEGGDSAEITIDERGAEVASPQVEGVQLAAEQPRFGFAPTNIGSFDLGFLTEEVTSLEVSEQATDGTLVVDMQGSDLTDDFSTEASDGEPVDEFTVEVDGEKVPVYSANGDNAEDGATYGVYDSDAQSVTVHLGDDYNGSEEVDVGVSSNELGFDEQFDVFGLDDFVPGGVPGL
- a CDS encoding twin-arginine translocation signal domain-containing protein; translation: MSDDRDTLTRREFLRGSGAAAALVATGGIAGRSSATEHTAHWREKPDHVSLTFDQVAMEEYRPRLEIHHLDVEPSALYGWIASSPEHETDVYVYFAKYATQRGISLLDSHMHDREPFYVFVDPSDGSVQEVAYSGYHWFRASNASPPVDGDTHVTARVVNPHHHFVLSSESAIREDVPVESLVDEFDIWLSNGWGESLHPGAATNPWVMRSRESWWREKDWEDKIALTIYDAYRLAGLAGADEADI